One window of the Nicotiana tabacum cultivar K326 chromosome 4, ASM71507v2, whole genome shotgun sequence genome contains the following:
- the LOC107781089 gene encoding trimethyltridecatetraene synthase-like, with the protein MEITSVFIALAWLLALAIISKVINHLCPKTKLPPGPKPWPIIGNLNLIGSIPRESLHNLSQKYGDLMHLKFGSRPVLIASSPEMAKEILKTHDAIFASRPALAAGKYLSFNYSDMSWAPYGAKWGQGRKIYITEIFNPKRLDSFKYIRVEEGRNLISHLFALSGKPIFLKDHLPQFTLCTISRMVMSGKYYCDKSESNDTIVTLEKLQWMLEEWFILGGVVNIGDWIPWLNWLDLQGYVKRMKALEKTMVEFHNYVLEDHKAKAKENSHPTDMVDVLLQLVDDPNLEVKLTTNHLMGLILDLLAGGTDTSATTVEWAFQELMRNPKIIEKANQELDKAIGKERWVEEEDLSQLPYIEAIIKETFRLHPLTTLLAPHYSIEDCNVAGYDIPKGTTVFVNTWSLGRNPKCWDRPEKFIPERFLENDIDIKGQNFTLLPFGSGRRRCPGYSLGIKLVQTTLANLLHGFNWKLSGDMKPEDISMEEIYGLTTHPKKPTSMIMEPKLSPHLY; encoded by the exons ATGGAGATTACTTCGGTATTCATAGCCTTGGCATGGCTTCTAGCATTAGCTATTATTTCAAAAGTTATCAACCATCTATGCCCCAAAACAAAGCTACCACCAGGACCAAAGCCATGGCCAATTATTGGCAATTTGAACCTTATTGGTTCAATCCCACGTGAGTCTTTGCACAATCTCTCACAAAAATATGGAGATCTAATGCACCTAAAGTTCGGTTCCAGGCCTGTTCTGATAGCATCTTCCCCAGAAATGGCGAAAGAGATTTTGAAAACACATGATGCCATCTTTGCTTCTCGCCCTGCATTAGCTGCTGGTAAGTACCTTAGCTTTAACTACTCAGACATGTCATGGGCACCTTATGGTGCAAAGTGGGGCCAAGGTCGAAAGATCTACATAACCGAGATATTTAATCCCAAAAGGCTTGATTCCTTCAAGTACATTCGTGTTGAGGAAGGGAGAAATTTGATTTCTCATCTTTTTGCTCTATCAGGAAAGCCAATTTTTCTCAAAGACCATTTACCTCAATTTACACTTTGCACTATAAGTAGGATGGTTATGAGTGGCAAGTACTACTGTGATAAGTCAGAATCTAATGATACAATAGTGACACTCGAAAAATTGCAATGGATGCTAGAAGAATGGTTTATCCTTGGTGGGGTGGTTAATATCGGGGATTGGATACCTTGGCTTAATTGGCTTGACTTGCAAGGGTACGTAAAGCGAATGAAGGCTTTGGAGAAAACCATGGTAGAATTTCACAATTATGTGCTTGAAGATCACAAGGCTAAAGCAAAGGAGAATTCTCATCCAACGGACATGGTTGATGTCTTGTTGCAACTAGTTGATGACCCTAATCTGGAAGTTAAGCTCACGACCAATCATCTAATGGGGTTAATCCTC GATTTGTTGGCCGGTGGAACAGATACTTCAGCAACAACTGTAGAATGGGCATTTCAAGAATTAATGAGGAACCCAAAGATCATTGAGAAGGCAAACCAAGAACTTGACAAAGCCATTGGGAAAGAAAGATGGGTAGAAGAAGAGGACCTTTCCCAACTACCTTATATAGAAGCCATAATCAAAGAGACATTTAGACTGCACCCTTTAACTACATTACTTGCTCCGCATTACTCCATTGAGGACTGCAATGTTGCTGGTTATGACATACCAAAGGGAACAACAGTATTTGTAAATACATGGTCTTTAGGAAGAAATCCTAAGTGTTGGGATAGGCCAGAAAAATTCATTCCAGAAAGGTTCTTAGAAAATGACATTGACATAAAGGGACAAAACTTCACACTGCTCCCATTTGGTTCAGGAAGGAGGAGGTGCCCCGGATATAGTCTCGGGATTAAGCTTGTTCAGACAACGCTGGCTAACTTGTTGCATGGATTCAACTGGAAATTATCTGGAGATATGAAGCCAGAAGATATAAGCATGGAGGAAATTTATGGATTGACAACACACCCAAAGAAGCCGACATCTATGATCATGGAACCAAAACTTAGCCCCCATCTTTATTAG
- the LOC107781088 gene encoding trimethyltridecatetraene synthase — protein MEISSVFITLGCLLALAIISKVIIDQYPKRKLPPGPRQWPIIGNLNLLGSLPHESLHHLLQKYGDLMFLKFGSKPVLVASSPEMAKEFLKTHDASFASRPALSAGKYTSYNYSDMTWAPYGAFWRQARKIYLTEIFNSKRLESFKYIRVEETRTLISSLHTLSGKPVFLKDHLPRFTLSTMSRMVMSGKYYSDESKSNTSIVSLEKLQWMLDEFFLLNGVINLGDWVPLLSWFDSQGYVKRMKALGKSFVEFHKSVLEDHKAKAKENSVPKDMVDVILQLADDPNLEVKLTKDHLMGLIHDLLAGGTDTSAAAVEWAFQELLRNPKVIEKANQELNRVIGKERWVEEEDFCRLPYIDAIIKETFRLHPLCTLLPPHYSIEDCNVAGYDIPKGTTVFINAWSLGRNPKYWDRPEEFIPERFLENDIDIKGQNFTLLPFSSGRRRCPRYSLGIKVVRTTIANLLHGFNWKLTGGMKAEDISMEEIYGLTTHPKKPTSMIMEPRLSIHLY, from the exons ATGGAGATTTCCTCGGTTTTCATTACTTTGGGATGCTTACTAGCATTAGCTATTATTTCAAAAGTCATCATAGATCAATACCCCAAAAGAAAACTACCACCAGGTCCGAGGCAATGGCCAATTATAGGCAATTTGAACCTTCTCGGTTCACTCCCACATGAGTCTTTGCACCATCTTTTACAAAAATATGGAGATTTGATGTTCTTAAAGTTTGGTTCCAAACCTGTTCTTGTAGCATCATCTCCAGAAATGGCTAAAGAGTTCTTGAAAACACATGACGCCAGCTTTGCTTCTCGTCCTGCACTCTCTGCAGGTAAGTACACTAGCTATAACTACTCAGACATGACATGGGCACCTTATGGTGCATTCTGGCGACAAGCTCGAAAAATCTACCTCACCGAAATATTTAATTCCAAAAGGCTTGAGTCATTCAAGTATATTCGTGTTGAGGAAACACGAACTTTGATTTCTAGTCTTCACACTCTCTCAGGAAAGCCAGTTTTTCTCAAAGACCATTTACCTCGATTCACACTTAGCACTATGAGTAGGATGGTTATGAGTGGCAAGTACTATAGTGATGAATCAAAATCAAATACTTCAATAGTATCACTTGAAAAGTTGCAGTGGATGCTAGATGAATTCTTTTTGCTTAATGGGGTGATCAATCTTGGGGATTGGGTACCTTTACTGAGTTGGTTCGACTCACAAGGGTACGTAAAGAGAATGAAGGCATTGGGAAAGAGTTTTGTAGAATTTCACAAGTCTGTTCTTGAAGATCACAAGGCAAAAGCAAAGGAGAATTCAGTTCCAAAGGACATGGTTGATGTCATATTGCAGCTGGCTGATGACCCTAATCTTGAAGTTAAGCTTACTAAGGATCACTTGATGGGATTAATACAT GATTTGCTGGCAGGTGGAACAGATACTTCAGCTGCAGCAGTAGAATGGGCATTTCAAGAACTTTTGAGGAATCCAAAGGTTATAGAGAAGGCAAATCAGGAACTTAACAGAGTTATTGGCAAAGAACGATGGGTAGAAGAAGAGGACTTTTGTCGCCTACCATATATAGATGCCATAATCAAAGAGACATTTCGACTGCACCCACTATGTACATTGCTTCCTCCCCATTACTCAATTGAGGACTGTAATGTTGCTGGTTATGACATACCAAAGGGAACAACAGTATTTATAAATGCATGGTCTTTAGGAAGAAATCCTAAGTATTGGGATAGGCCAGAAGAATTCATTCCAGAAAGGTTCTTAGAAAATGACATTGACATAAAGGGACAAAACTTCACACTGCTGCCATTTAGTTCAGGAAGGAGGAGGTGCCCCAGATATAGCCTTGGGATTAAGGTGGTCCGCACAACGATAGCTAACTTATTGCACGGGTTCAATTGGAAATTAACTGGAGGTATGAAAGCAGAGGATATAAGCATGGAGGAAATTTATGGATTGACTACACATCCAAAGAAGCCGACATCTATGATCATGGAACCAAGACTTAGCATCCATCTTTATTAG